Genomic DNA from Haloarcula marina:
TCGACGAGCGGCGGGTCAGTCGAATCGAGGAAATTGATGCCTACCGCTCGACCGGGCGTCTGTAACCCCGCCGCAACGGCGGTGACCGACACCGTCGCATCACCCGTCGCGACCAGCGTCTCGTCGCCTATCGCCGTCTCCACCTCCGCGAGTAGTTCGCGCCGCCGTCCGGTGTCGCCGTCGGTCGCATCCGCGACGAGCGCTGCCCCGTCGACCGCGCTGTGTAAGTCCGTCGTCCCGGTCACGTAGTCGGTGACGGGTACGTCGAGCGTCTGGTCCACTGTGTCGACGGCGTCCATGACGGCGTTGGCGTCGTTCGCGTACAGGCGCACCTCATGTCCGGCGCGCACGCACCGTCGAGTTAGGTCACGCCCGCGTCCCCCGACTCCCAGTACGGCCACGTTCATGTCACTATGAGTGTTGTGCCACCGGTTAAGCCTTTACTCGTGCCCGATTCGGGTCCGGTAACCGGGTTTTAACGCCGTCACTTTCGCCGGTACTGCCCAAACATTTATACGTGATGGGCCTTTCTCCGTAAAAGAACACATGGAAAGGCCGACGCGCCAGCGGGATACGGACCAACAGGAGCGTGAGCAGGAGTCCGAGGATACAGGCCAGCAGACCTGTCCCGAGTGTGAGTCGGAGAACATATCCAGTGACGGCGGCGGGGAACTCGTCTGCGAGGACTGTGGCCTCGTGATCGAAGACGAGAACATCGACCGCGGGCCGGAGTGGCGTGCCTTCAACCACTCGGAGCGTCAGTCGAAGTCGCGCGTCGGAGCGCCGACGACCCAGACGATGCACGATAAGGGGCTGACGACCCAAATCGACTGGAAAGACAAAGACGCCTACGGCCGTTCACTGTCCTCCGAGAAACGCTCGCAGATGCACCGACTTCGGAAGTGGCAGGAGCGAATCCGGACGAAAGACGCCGGTGAGCGAAACCTCCAGTTCGCGCTCTCGGAGATTGACCGCATGGCTTCCGCGCTGGGTGTCCCGCGCTCGGTCAGGGAAGTCGCTTCGGTCATCTACCGGCGCGCGCTCAACGAGGACCTCATCCGCGGCCGCTCCATCGAGGGCGTCGCGACGGCGTGTCTGTACGCCGCCTGTCGGCAGGAAGGAATTCCCCGCAGTCTGGAAGAGGTGTCCGACGTGTCCCGGGTCGAACAGAAGGAAATCGGGCGGACCTACCGCTACGTCGCACAGGAACTCGAACTGAAGATGGAACCGGTCGACCCCAAGCAGTACGTCCCCCGGTTCGCCTCGGAACTGGAACTCTCTGAGGAGGTCCAGTCGAAGGCCAACGAGATTATCGACACCACTGCCGAACAGGGCCTGCTCTCCGGCAAGTCCCCGACTGGGTACGCCGCCGCCGCCATCTACGCGGCGTCGCTCCTCTGCAACGAGAAGAAGACCCAGCGCGAAGTCGCCGACGTGGCGCAGGTGACGGAAGTCACCATCCGGAACCGGTATCAGGAACAGATCGAAGCGATGGGCATCCACTGACTGCCCGCGAATCCCGCCAGCGCCCCATTTTTGCGACTGCCGTCCGACGCCGCTCAGCGACCGGTAAGTTCGTCGCCGGTCGCCACCTCGTC
This window encodes:
- a CDS encoding transcription initiation factor IIB; translated protein: MERPTRQRDTDQQEREQESEDTGQQTCPECESENISSDGGGELVCEDCGLVIEDENIDRGPEWRAFNHSERQSKSRVGAPTTQTMHDKGLTTQIDWKDKDAYGRSLSSEKRSQMHRLRKWQERIRTKDAGERNLQFALSEIDRMASALGVPRSVREVASVIYRRALNEDLIRGRSIEGVATACLYAACRQEGIPRSLEEVSDVSRVEQKEIGRTYRYVAQELELKMEPVDPKQYVPRFASELELSEEVQSKANEIIDTTAEQGLLSGKSPTGYAAAAIYAASLLCNEKKTQREVADVAQVTEVTIRNRYQEQIEAMGIH